The Calliphora vicina chromosome 3, idCalVici1.1, whole genome shotgun sequence genome contains a region encoding:
- the LOC135954559 gene encoding uncharacterized protein LOC135954559, with amino-acid sequence MCDFPENLQIKREPSPPSTPEDKSPSNIKAKLNLHVKRRLQDFNQTAEDNLSFNNKTQIAVDIKQEPQKSETIRQKRPYNKRTDKNKSATQSLESTSLLTAAGSAAALAPQRKYKHKIKQIVGNDNQDLLPNSNTIDEPASVGHNATITAGALSAGEEDEGGHDNELKAGREKEKCPDVLAMVLSMKKRALMQDPEVQKFLKDVMEVIKS; translated from the coding sequence ATGTGTGATTTTcctgaaaatttacaaataaaacgtGAGCCTTCGCCACCTTCTACTCCTGAGGATAAATCACCTAGTAACATTAAAGCGAAGCTAAATCTGCATGTAAAACGCAGATTGCAAGACTTCAACCAAACCGCTGAAGACAATTTATCattcaataacaaaacacaaattGCTGTTGATATCAAGCAGGAGCCCCAAAAATCAGAAACTATCAGACAAAAGAGACCCTATAACAAAAGAACAGATAAAAACAAATCTGCCACACAATCTCTGGAATCCACATCACTACTAACAGCCGCAGGATCAGCAGCAGCATTAGCGCCTCAAcgtaaatataaacataaaataaaacaaattgtaggCAACGACAACCAAGACTTACTACCAAACTCGAATACTATTGACGAACCAGCATCAGTTGGCCATAATGCAACAATAACAGCTGGTGCTTTAAGTGCGGGAGAAGAGGATGAGGGCGGTCATGACAATGAATTGAAGGCGGGCcgagaaaaagaaaaatgtcccgATGTTTTGGCCATGGTGTTAAGTATGAAGAAAAGAGCTTTAATGCAAGATCCAGAAgttcaaaaatttctaaaagatgTTATGGAagtaataaaaagttaa
- the mRpL2 gene encoding large ribosomal subunit protein uL2m: protein MNNLTRLMAKCVVQTQKPSLIPVTSTWALQLRTKTKEVEKPKPGGGRQFRRIVHFKDEYTIEPLNTTHLAGRDPETGRVVAKGIGGGIKQKYHWVKWVRDGPLEGPAQEEKVLEILDDGCRTAKIALVGVGDELKYILATENMKAGDIIKTSRFIPRIPVRPNEGDAYPLGALPVGTRIHNLEKNPGYPCHLIHAAGTFGTVLRKFDDKVVVQLPSKREFAFEKTCMATVGRVSNIEHNKQHIGSAQRNRELGNRPRSGLWQRKDGRFGRKIRKLPPMTLVTPPPGKPAEIIKLTLPL from the exons atgaataatttaaCACGTTTAATGGCCAAATGTGTGGTACAAACACAAAAGCCCTCTTTAATACCAGTTACTTCGACATGGGCTTTGCAGTTGAGAACAAAAACCAAAGAGGTAGAAAAACCTAAACCAGGTGGCGGCCGCCAATTCAGACGTATAGTTCACTTCAAAGATGAATACACTATTGAACCACTAAACACAACACATCTTGCTGGTAGAGATCCAGAGACAGGTCGTGTGGTAGCCAAGGGCATTGGTGGTGGCATTAAGCAAAAATATCACTGGGTTAAGTGGGTGCGCGATGGACCTCTGGAGGGACCTGCACAAGAAGAAAAGGTTTTGGAAATTTTAGATGATGGTTGTAGAACAGCCAAAATTGCCTTGGTGGGTGTTGGTgatgaattgaaatatatattgGCTACCGAAAATATGAAAGCAGGCGATATTATCAAAACTTCTAGATTTATACCCAGAATTCcag tacGACCCAATGAAGGAGATGCTTATCCCTTGGGTGCTTTGCCGGTAGGCACTAGAATACATAATTTGGAAAAGAATCCCGGCTACCCTTGTCATCTAATACATGCCGCTGGTACATTTGGCACTGTTTTGCGCAAATTCGATGACAAGGTAGTAGTGCAATTGCCCTCCAAACGAGAATTTGCTTTTGAGAAGACTTGCATGGCCACCGTGG GACGAGTCAGCAATATTGAACACAATAAGCAGCATATAGGCTCTGCCCAGCGCAATCGTGAATTGGGTAATCGTCCCCGTTCTGGTTTGTGGCAACGCAAAGATGGTCGTTTTGGTCGTAAGATACGCAAACTGCCGCCCATGACTTTGGTTACACCACCCCCTGGCAAACCCGCGGAAATCATTAAGCTTACGTTacctttgtaa
- the Ufd1-like gene encoding ubiquitin fusion degradation protein 1 homolog — protein sequence MFQFSGFNMMFPETGRSFKASYKCFSVSMLPGNERQDVENGGKIIMPPSALDSLTRLNVEYPMLFKLINNKKARTSHAGVLEFVADEGKCYLPYWMMDNLLLEEGDILTIESVSLPVAKFSKFQPHSTDFLDITNPKAVLENALRNFACLTTGDVVAIKYNKKVYELCVLETKPGNAVSIIECDMNVEFEAPVGYKEPTAVKREPAPEEQPQDHVMEEVVETFKGSGVRLDGKKKKDSQLDMPVIKKILARGVPDYDYKFGMLKFDRSIKPISDRVAEIESAPEPEETFQGQGFSMKKSRK from the exons atg tTTCAGTTCAGTGGCTTTAACATGATGTTCCCAGAGACTGGGCGCAGTTTCAAGGCATCCTACAAATGTTTCTCGGTCTCCATGTTGCCCGGCAATGAAAGACAAGATGTGGAAAATGGTGGCAAAA ttatcatgCCCCCTTCCGCCTTGGATTCATTGACTCGTCTAAATGTGGAATATCCTATGTTATTCAAGTtgatcaacaacaaaaaagctAGAACCTCCCACGCTGGCGTTTTGGAGTTTGTGGCTGATGAAGGCAAATGCTATCTACCCTATTGGATGATGGACAATTTGTTGCTGGAAGAGGGAGACATTTTAACCATTGAAAGTGTATCTTTGCCGGTGgctaaattttccaaatttcagcCTCACAGCACTGATTTTTTGGATATAACAAATCCGAAGGCTGTTTTGGAAAATGCTTTGCGTAATTTTGCCTGTTTGACTACCGGCGATGTGGTAGccattaaatacaataaaaaggTTTATGAATTATGTGTGTTGGAAACCAAACCGGGAAATGCTGTAAGCATTATAGAATGTGATATGAAT GTGGAGTTTGAAGCTCCAGTGGGTTACAAGGAGCCCACAGCCGTTAAAAGGGAGCCAGCTCCAGAAGAACAGCCCCAAGATCATGTTATGGAAGAAGTGGTTGAAACATTCAAAGGTTCCGGTGTCAGGTTAGATGGTAAAAAGAAAAAGGATTCTCAATTGGATATGCCCGTCATTAAAAAG ATTTTGGCTAGAGGTGTGCCCGATTATGACTATAAATTTGGTATGCTAAAGTTTGATCGTTCAATTAAGCCCATTAGCGATCGCGTGGCAGAAATTGAGTCCGCTCCCGAGCCGGAAGAAACTTTCCAGGGCCAGGGTTTTTCCATGAAGAAATCAcgcaaataa